In Gordonia phthalatica, one genomic interval encodes:
- a CDS encoding aldehyde dehydrogenase: MIPAFTPVPDEALVGGKWRQADGPKTLVLNPATATVLQEVSQCSAADVDEAVARGAEAAADPAWRDLLPHQRARYLHAIADAVEAGGDRLAELQSFNTGKALRETKALVASAIGTFRYFAAVLETSDEAKTTSRGDYVTWVKHEPIGVVGAIAPWNSPVASDAQKIAPALAAGNAVVLKPAEWTPLVSLALARLIMDSGLPAGLLSVLPGRGSVVGDAIVRHPGIGKVSFTGGTETGRGIAHIAAEKLMPVSLELGGKSPTMVLDDADIEQAVAGVMYGIFSSSGQSCIAGSRLFVAESLYDEFLEKLVARTKLLTVGNGFDDATRVGPLVHPKHRDSVAAYVDLAREEGGTVLCGGSTPDDPALADGSYYLPTIIDGLDNSARVCQEEIFGPVLVAMPFRDEEDLVAKANDSVFGLASGIWTRDYRRALRLADRIQAGTVWINTYKAFSISTPFGGVKESGLDTEKGREGIAAYSRTKGIYLGMSDTPNPWAPSAP, translated from the coding sequence ATGATCCCGGCATTCACCCCCGTGCCCGATGAGGCACTCGTCGGAGGCAAGTGGCGTCAGGCGGATGGCCCGAAGACGCTGGTCCTGAACCCGGCGACCGCAACCGTCCTCCAGGAGGTCTCGCAGTGCTCGGCCGCCGACGTCGACGAAGCCGTCGCCCGCGGAGCCGAAGCCGCCGCCGACCCCGCCTGGCGAGACCTGCTCCCGCATCAGCGCGCTCGGTACCTGCACGCCATCGCCGACGCCGTCGAGGCCGGCGGCGACCGCCTCGCCGAGCTGCAGTCGTTCAACACCGGCAAGGCGCTCCGCGAGACCAAGGCCCTGGTCGCCAGTGCAATCGGCACCTTCCGCTACTTCGCGGCGGTGCTCGAGACCTCCGACGAGGCCAAGACCACCTCGCGCGGCGACTACGTCACCTGGGTCAAGCACGAGCCGATCGGCGTCGTCGGCGCCATCGCCCCGTGGAACTCGCCGGTCGCCAGCGACGCGCAGAAGATCGCCCCCGCCCTGGCGGCGGGTAACGCCGTGGTCCTCAAGCCTGCCGAGTGGACGCCGCTGGTGTCCCTCGCGCTCGCCCGCCTGATCATGGACTCCGGTCTGCCGGCAGGCCTGCTGTCGGTGCTGCCGGGCCGCGGTTCGGTGGTCGGCGACGCAATCGTCCGGCACCCGGGGATCGGCAAGGTCAGTTTCACCGGCGGCACCGAGACCGGCCGCGGCATCGCGCACATCGCCGCCGAGAAGCTGATGCCCGTGTCGCTGGAGCTGGGCGGCAAGTCGCCGACCATGGTCCTGGACGACGCCGACATCGAGCAGGCCGTCGCCGGCGTCATGTACGGCATCTTCTCCTCGTCGGGCCAGAGCTGCATCGCCGGCTCCCGCCTGTTCGTCGCCGAGTCCCTGTACGACGAGTTCCTCGAGAAGCTGGTGGCCCGCACCAAGCTGCTGACCGTGGGCAACGGGTTCGACGACGCCACCCGCGTCGGTCCGCTGGTCCACCCCAAGCACCGTGACAGCGTCGCCGCGTATGTCGACCTCGCCCGCGAAGAGGGCGGCACCGTCCTCTGCGGCGGGTCGACGCCCGACGATCCGGCCCTGGCCGACGGCTCGTACTACCTGCCGACGATCATCGACGGTCTCGACAACTCGGCGCGCGTCTGCCAGGAGGAGATCTTCGGCCCGGTGCTGGTCGCGATGCCGTTCCGTGACGAGGAGGACCTCGTCGCGAAGGCCAACGACAGCGTCTTCGGTCTCGCCTCCGGCATCTGGACCCGCGACTACCGTCGCGCGCTGCGCCTCGCCGACCGCATCCAGGCGGGCACCGTGTGGATCAACACCTACAAGGCCTTCTCCATCTCGACGCCCTTCGGCGGAGTGAAGGAGAGCGGCCTGGACACCGAGAAGGGTCGCGAGGGGATCGCGGCGTACTCGCGGACCAAGGGCATCTACCTCGGCATGTCGGATACCCCGAACCCCTGGGCGCCGAGCGCCCCGTGA